A stretch of the Bacillus anthracis str. Vollum genome encodes the following:
- a CDS encoding polysaccharide deacetylase family protein, whose product MIKRVFQYIILFLTITMYASPHAGATTIPPAEHHPNTETTSSTKKIAYLTFDDGPNKYTTQILNILKEKNGKATFFVIGGKVPHYKKTMQRLIKDGHYIGLHSMSHDVKRLYTGDPSALITEMEQTQNIVQQVTELNTHLVRVPYGSMPYLKKNYRDALVSAQYKMWDWTIDTYDWKSYDNPSAILERVRNQSDEQVEVILMHDSSVTVQILPQVIDYLQSQGYKLLPYNPSSHLKVNFWKDTRL is encoded by the coding sequence AACGATTACTATGTACGCGTCACCTCATGCAGGAGCAACTACTATTCCCCCTGCTGAACATCATCCAAATACTGAGACTACTTCTTCTACAAAAAAAATCGCGTACTTAACATTTGATGACGGACCAAACAAATATACTACGCAAATTTTAAACATCTTAAAAGAAAAGAACGGAAAAGCAACTTTCTTTGTTATTGGTGGAAAAGTACCACATTATAAAAAGACAATGCAACGATTAATTAAAGATGGACACTATATTGGACTTCACAGTATGTCCCACGATGTAAAACGTCTTTACACTGGTGATCCATCTGCTTTAATTACAGAAATGGAACAAACACAAAACATTGTCCAACAAGTTACAGAATTAAATACACATCTCGTTCGTGTCCCGTACGGTAGCATGCCTTATTTAAAAAAGAATTACCGTGATGCACTTGTATCAGCCCAGTATAAAATGTGGGATTGGACAATCGATACATACGACTGGAAAAGCTATGACAATCCTTCTGCCATACTAGAAAGAGTACGTAATCAGAGCGATGAACAAGTCGAAGTAATTTTAATGCATGATTCGAGTGTAACCGTACAAATATTGCCACAAGTAATTGATTACTTACAGTCACAAGGATACAAACTTCTTCCCTATAATCCATCTTCTCATCTCAAAGTAAACTTTTGGAAAGACACAAGATTGTAA
- the chbG gene encoding chitin disaccharide deacetylase — protein sequence MIKLIVNADDFGLTEGTNYGIIDGHINGLVNSTTMMMNMPGTEHAVHLAKEYKTLGVGVHLVLTAGKPLLGDVPSLVSSDGLFHKQSVVWEGKVNPEEVEREWTAQIEKFLSYGLKPTHLDSHHHVHGLTILHDVLERLAATYNVPIRRCEEERAVRPFSDLFYSDFYADGVTEDYFVKLKERVQGEQTVEIMVHPAYIDPELVKRSSYVMDRVKELRILTESELPEGIELVKF from the coding sequence ATGATTAAATTAATTGTAAATGCAGATGATTTCGGTCTTACAGAAGGTACAAATTATGGCATTATTGATGGACATATAAATGGACTTGTAAATTCAACGACGATGATGATGAATATGCCAGGGACAGAGCATGCGGTACACTTAGCAAAAGAGTATAAAACGTTAGGGGTAGGAGTACATCTCGTATTAACGGCAGGGAAACCGCTTCTTGGAGATGTACCATCACTTGTAAGTAGCGATGGATTGTTTCATAAACAAAGCGTCGTATGGGAAGGGAAGGTAAATCCAGAGGAAGTTGAGAGAGAGTGGACTGCTCAAATTGAGAAATTCTTATCTTACGGATTAAAACCAACTCATTTAGATAGTCATCATCACGTGCATGGATTAACGATCTTGCACGATGTTTTGGAAAGATTAGCTGCTACATATAATGTTCCAATTCGTCGTTGTGAAGAAGAGCGAGCAGTGCGTCCATTTTCTGACTTGTTTTACAGTGATTTTTATGCGGATGGTGTGACGGAAGATTATTTCGTAAAGTTAAAAGAAAGAGTACAAGGTGAACAAACGGTAGAAATTATGGTTCATCCAGCTTATATTGATCCAGAGCTTGTGAAGCGTTCTTCTTACGTAATGGATCGTGTGAAAGAATTGCGTATTTTAACAGAGAGTGAGTTGCCTGAAGGAATAGAGCTTGTAAAGTTTTAA
- a CDS encoding PRD domain-containing protein, which yields MKRIDLIFNAIQEGKYTEGVTASELATLLQLDRANVSSDLNKLVKDKRLLKTNTRPVRFYIETNALLETHSKEVTSLDTFAIENTSLKIAIEKAKASILYPPNGMHTLLLGETGVGKSMFASLMHEYAIEVEQLPKNAPFIVFNCADYANNPQLLLGQLFGIKKGAYTGASDQKGLIEKAHEGILFLDEVHRLPPEGQEMLFTFIDRGVYRRLGETENERKAQVLIITATTEEPNSFLLKTFTRRIPMTVTLPPLRERTHKERFALLQLFFTNEAIRLRKEIHVSPNAMRAFVFYNCPNNIGQLKTDVQIACAKAYSDFVTKKRDSVYVSSTDLPWYMKEGLFIERKSRHLYQIPNETFIFTSDEGWSNHKIENEKQSSIYDYIDYKYEELQARGIEEEELELLIENDIQSFFVQYFNQMSKKTSHENVFKIVDRNIVSVCERIAELAEKHLSKTFDEKVFLALSLHVQTTLQRLQAGKQIHHPQLNQIRTKYKEAFSVAMQCIQLLEDELQITMPIDEAGFLTMFFVVDPIPASQTEVKVLILAHGNGIATEMANVANELLGIDEVTGIDMPLHESPKDFLERVKVYMKTLQNVNGLLLLVDMGSLAYIGDILETEFKIPVRVLSMTSTPHALEAARKAQLGYSLDALYETVKNLTPFYLNVQEEKKKPLSPMKSVILTACLTGEGSALAIQKMLENYLRFDKDLIEIIPISIVHEKDLTKMIENIKKERNIICIVTNFDVQVPCLTYHFQDIVNYTAIQPIQELITYEETYAKMADILEQQMQRNDGALLIKTIRYALNTIQELISLQLTPDSLMGVILHMSCMVDRLQKGESLLPHPDKEKRRQDEYWMYMKVKKALQPIENTFEIQIPDDEVFYVMDFFIKNQPIKN from the coding sequence ATGAAACGAATAGATCTCATTTTTAACGCAATACAAGAAGGCAAGTATACAGAAGGTGTAACTGCATCAGAACTCGCTACCCTGTTGCAACTAGATCGCGCCAATGTAAGTAGCGACTTAAACAAACTTGTAAAAGATAAACGTTTATTAAAAACAAATACGCGTCCTGTTCGTTTTTATATAGAAACGAACGCTTTGTTGGAAACGCATTCAAAAGAAGTAACTTCATTAGATACATTTGCAATTGAAAATACGAGCCTTAAAATCGCAATTGAAAAAGCGAAAGCTTCTATTCTCTACCCTCCAAACGGTATGCATACTTTACTGCTCGGAGAAACGGGCGTCGGAAAATCTATGTTTGCTTCTTTAATGCACGAATATGCAATTGAAGTTGAACAGCTTCCTAAAAACGCACCATTTATCGTCTTTAACTGTGCTGATTATGCAAATAATCCACAGCTACTACTCGGGCAGTTATTTGGGATTAAAAAAGGAGCTTATACAGGGGCAAGTGATCAAAAAGGGTTAATTGAAAAAGCACATGAAGGAATTCTTTTCTTAGATGAAGTACATCGCCTTCCTCCAGAGGGACAAGAAATGCTTTTCACCTTTATTGACCGCGGAGTATATCGCCGCCTTGGAGAAACAGAAAACGAACGTAAAGCACAAGTATTAATCATTACTGCAACAACAGAAGAACCAAATTCATTTTTATTAAAAACATTTACAAGACGTATACCAATGACTGTCACATTGCCACCACTTCGTGAGCGTACACATAAAGAACGTTTTGCTTTACTACAACTATTTTTCACAAATGAAGCAATTCGCTTGCGAAAAGAAATTCACGTGAGTCCGAATGCAATGCGTGCTTTCGTCTTTTACAATTGTCCTAATAATATCGGTCAATTAAAAACGGATGTACAAATTGCCTGTGCGAAAGCCTATTCTGACTTCGTGACAAAGAAACGTGACTCTGTCTATGTTTCAAGTACAGACTTACCTTGGTATATGAAAGAAGGACTATTCATTGAAAGAAAGAGCCGTCATCTATACCAAATACCAAATGAAACATTTATATTTACAAGTGATGAAGGTTGGAGTAATCATAAAATAGAAAATGAAAAACAATCTTCTATTTACGATTATATTGATTATAAATATGAAGAACTTCAAGCGCGTGGTATTGAAGAGGAAGAATTAGAGTTACTAATAGAAAATGATATTCAAAGCTTTTTCGTACAATATTTTAACCAAATGTCAAAAAAGACAAGTCATGAAAATGTTTTTAAAATTGTGGATCGTAATATCGTTTCCGTTTGTGAAAGAATTGCAGAACTGGCTGAAAAACATTTATCCAAGACGTTTGATGAAAAAGTATTTCTCGCTTTAAGTTTACATGTACAGACAACTCTACAACGTTTACAAGCTGGAAAACAAATTCATCATCCACAATTAAATCAAATTCGTACGAAATATAAAGAAGCTTTTTCCGTAGCAATGCAATGCATTCAACTACTGGAGGACGAATTACAAATAACAATGCCTATTGATGAAGCAGGCTTTTTAACAATGTTCTTCGTTGTTGATCCGATTCCTGCCTCACAAACAGAAGTAAAAGTATTAATATTAGCGCACGGCAACGGCATAGCAACAGAAATGGCAAACGTCGCAAACGAACTGCTCGGCATTGATGAAGTAACCGGGATCGATATGCCGTTACATGAATCGCCGAAAGATTTCTTAGAGCGTGTGAAAGTGTATATGAAAACACTCCAAAATGTAAACGGGCTTCTCTTACTCGTTGATATGGGATCACTCGCTTACATTGGTGATATATTAGAAACTGAGTTCAAAATCCCGGTACGTGTTCTTTCCATGACGAGCACTCCACATGCACTAGAAGCTGCTCGAAAGGCTCAGCTTGGCTACTCGTTAGATGCATTATATGAAACAGTGAAGAACTTAACACCGTTTTACTTAAACGTACAAGAAGAAAAGAAAAAGCCGCTATCACCAATGAAATCTGTTATTTTGACAGCTTGTTTAACTGGGGAAGGCAGTGCTTTAGCTATTCAAAAAATGTTGGAGAACTATTTGCGATTTGACAAAGACTTAATTGAAATCATTCCGATTAGTATCGTCCATGAAAAAGATTTAACAAAAATGATTGAGAACATAAAAAAAGAGCGGAATATCATTTGTATTGTTACGAATTTTGATGTGCAAGTGCCATGCTTAACTTATCATTTCCAAGACATTGTAAACTACACAGCAATTCAGCCAATTCAAGAATTAATTACGTATGAAGAAACATATGCAAAAATGGCTGATATTCTTGAACAACAAATGCAGCGTAACGACGGAGCACTACTTATCAAAACAATTCGTTACGCATTAAATACAATTCAAGAATTAATTTCCTTACAGCTAACTCCTGATAGTTTAATGGGTGTTATTCTGCATATGAGCTGTATGGTTGACCGTCTTCAAAAAGGAGAAAGCCTCCTCCCTCATCCGGATAAAGAGAAACGAAGACAAGATGAATACTGGATGTATATGAAAGTAAAAAAAGCATTGCAGCCAATTGAAAATACATTTGAAATACAAATACCTGATGACGAAGTGTTTTATGTAATGGACTTCTTCATTAAGAATCAGCCTATAAAAAATTAG
- the exsM gene encoding exosporium regulatory protein ExsM, whose protein sequence is MTTHFFARLTGKREIPPVNTEAYGVAEFIFSEDLKKLQYRVILKNIEKVTSCQIHLGKSDQIGPIVLSLLGPLKQGISVNEGVVTGVVNVEEFEGPLQGRAFDSLLQEIIQANVYVNVYTKSNKKGEIRGRIRKVKK, encoded by the coding sequence ATGACAACACATTTCTTTGCGAGGTTAACAGGTAAGAGGGAAATACCTCCTGTAAATACAGAAGCTTATGGCGTAGCAGAGTTTATATTTAGTGAGGATTTAAAGAAGTTGCAATATCGGGTCATATTGAAAAACATCGAAAAAGTTACATCATGCCAAATTCATCTAGGGAAATCAGATCAAATTGGTCCAATTGTTTTAAGTTTATTGGGTCCGCTAAAGCAAGGTATTAGTGTAAATGAAGGAGTCGTGACTGGTGTAGTCAATGTGGAGGAGTTTGAAGGGCCTTTACAGGGGCGAGCGTTTGATAGCTTACTTCAAGAAATCATTCAGGCGAATGTATATGTAAATGTTTATACGAAGTCCAATAAGAAGGGCGAAATCAGGGGTAGAATCAGGAAAGTAAAGAAGTAG
- the celF gene encoding 6-phospho-beta-glucosidase yields MTGIKIATIGGGSSYTPELIEGFIKRYDELPVREIWLVDIEAGKEKLEIVGNLAKRMVKKSGLPIEVHLTLDRREALKDADFVTTQLRVGLLEARAKDEAIPLKYDVIGQETNGPGGLFKALRTIPVILDICKDMEELCPNAWLINFANPAGMVTEAVLRYTNIQRVVGLCNVPIGIRMGLARLLEVDASRVHVDFAGLNHMVYGLDVYLDGVSVMDRVLELVTDPEKQITMENIAALNWEPDFIRGLRAIPCPYHRYYYKTREMLEEEKEASVEKGTRAEVVKQLEDDLFELYKDPNLDIKPPQLEKRGGAYYSDAACSLITSIYNNKGDIQPVNTRNNGTIASLPHDSAVEVNCIITKEGPKPIAVGDLPVPVRGLVQQIKSFERTTIEAAVTGDYHKALLAMTINPLVPSDKVAKQILDEMLEAHKEYLPQFFKKVEK; encoded by the coding sequence ATGACTGGAATTAAAATTGCTACAATCGGCGGTGGATCTAGTTATACACCAGAGTTAATTGAAGGATTTATTAAACGTTATGATGAGCTTCCTGTTCGTGAAATTTGGTTAGTAGATATTGAGGCAGGAAAAGAAAAGTTAGAAATCGTTGGTAACTTAGCGAAACGTATGGTGAAAAAATCTGGTTTACCAATTGAGGTACATTTAACGCTTGATCGTCGCGAAGCATTAAAAGATGCTGACTTCGTAACGACGCAGCTTCGAGTAGGTTTATTAGAAGCTCGCGCAAAAGATGAAGCAATCCCGTTAAAATATGATGTAATCGGTCAGGAAACGAATGGTCCTGGTGGTTTATTCAAAGCGTTGAGAACGATTCCTGTTATTTTAGATATTTGTAAGGACATGGAGGAGCTTTGTCCGAATGCATGGTTAATTAACTTTGCAAACCCAGCTGGTATGGTAACAGAAGCTGTTCTTCGTTATACAAATATTCAAAGAGTAGTTGGTCTATGTAACGTTCCAATTGGAATCCGTATGGGTCTTGCGAGATTACTTGAAGTAGATGCAAGTCGTGTACACGTTGACTTCGCAGGTTTAAACCATATGGTATACGGACTAGACGTGTATTTAGATGGCGTAAGTGTAATGGATCGTGTGTTAGAACTTGTAACAGATCCAGAAAAGCAAATTACGATGGAAAATATCGCAGCGCTTAACTGGGAACCAGACTTTATTCGTGGCCTTCGTGCAATTCCATGTCCATATCACCGTTACTACTACAAAACACGTGAAATGTTAGAAGAAGAGAAAGAAGCTTCGGTTGAAAAAGGTACACGTGCAGAAGTAGTAAAACAATTAGAAGATGATTTATTCGAGTTATATAAAGACCCGAACTTAGATATTAAACCACCACAATTAGAAAAACGTGGAGGCGCTTATTATAGTGATGCAGCATGTAGCTTAATTACGTCTATTTACAATAATAAAGGTGATATCCAGCCTGTTAATACACGAAACAACGGAACGATTGCAAGCTTACCACATGATTCTGCTGTTGAAGTGAACTGTATTATTACGAAAGAAGGTCCAAAACCAATTGCAGTTGGAGATCTTCCGGTACCAGTTCGCGGTTTAGTACAACAAATTAAATCATTTGAGCGCACAACAATTGAAGCTGCTGTTACAGGGGATTATCATAAAGCGCTGCTTGCTATGACAATTAATCCACTTGTACCATCAGATAAAGTTGCAAAACAAATTTTAGATGAAATGTTGGAAGCGCATAAAGAATATCTTCCGCAGTTCTTCAAAAAGGTAGAGAAATAA
- a CDS encoding chromate transporter, producing the protein MKNNKYTFHTLLEIFLVSFKLGLTSFGGPVAHLGYFHHEYVQKRKWMDERSYGDLVALSQFLPGPASSQVGMGVGLLRGGLLGAIISWIGFTLPSVLVLVFFASFLNQLNLGSAGWIHGLKLVAVAIVAHAIWGMAQKLTPDRNRATIAIVTAAIALLWPSSWTQVTLIIISGCIGWFLYRNQPISQSQSIKVPISKKIAVSCLVLFFGLLLLLPILRPFSYYIALFDSFYRSGALVFGGGHVVLPLLEGEFVQNGMMTKEQFLAGYGLTQAMPGPLFTFASYIGAVLNGTLGAILATIAIFLPAFLLVIGVLPFWDSVRRISFIQGALLGVNAAVVGILLAAFYDPIWTSTIMDAVDFVFASLLFCLLAFWKTPPWVIVILGAFGGYVLSIL; encoded by the coding sequence TTGAAAAATAACAAATACACTTTTCACACATTATTAGAGATTTTTCTCGTTTCATTTAAATTAGGACTTACTTCATTTGGGGGTCCTGTCGCCCATCTTGGGTATTTCCACCACGAATATGTGCAAAAAAGAAAATGGATGGATGAACGGAGCTATGGAGATTTAGTAGCACTAAGTCAATTCCTTCCTGGTCCTGCTAGCAGTCAAGTTGGTATGGGGGTTGGATTATTAAGGGGCGGCCTATTAGGAGCTATTATTTCATGGATTGGATTCACACTACCGTCTGTGCTCGTTTTAGTTTTCTTCGCCTCATTCCTTAATCAGCTCAATCTTGGAAGTGCGGGCTGGATTCATGGACTAAAACTTGTAGCAGTCGCTATTGTCGCTCATGCAATATGGGGAATGGCGCAAAAATTAACGCCAGACCGAAATCGTGCGACGATTGCTATTGTAACTGCCGCAATCGCCTTATTATGGCCAAGTAGCTGGACACAAGTCACTCTCATTATCATATCTGGCTGTATCGGCTGGTTTTTATATCGCAACCAACCAATTAGCCAATCTCAAAGTATAAAAGTGCCTATTTCAAAAAAAATAGCAGTTTCGTGTCTCGTCTTATTCTTCGGACTATTACTACTGCTACCAATTTTAAGACCGTTCTCTTATTACATCGCCTTATTCGATAGTTTCTATCGCTCTGGCGCACTTGTATTTGGAGGCGGACACGTCGTGCTACCTCTTCTTGAAGGTGAATTCGTACAAAATGGAATGATGACAAAAGAACAGTTTCTAGCTGGATACGGATTAACACAAGCAATGCCAGGACCACTGTTTACATTCGCTTCTTATATAGGAGCAGTGTTAAACGGAACGCTTGGAGCAATACTCGCAACAATTGCAATTTTTCTTCCTGCTTTCTTACTCGTTATTGGTGTTTTACCATTTTGGGACAGTGTAAGAAGAATATCTTTCATACAAGGCGCACTACTTGGAGTCAATGCGGCCGTTGTAGGTATTTTACTAGCAGCTTTTTATGATCCGATTTGGACAAGCACGATTATGGACGCTGTAGATTTTGTTTTTGCATCTCTTCTATTTTGCTTGCTCGCTTTTTGGAAAACACCACCTTGGGTTATCGTTATACTTGGAGCCTTTGGCGGATATGTTCTATCCATTTTGTAA